A window of the Theileria parva strain Muguga chromosome 2, complete sequence, whole genome shotgun sequence genome harbors these coding sequences:
- the erf1 gene encoding peptide chain release factor 1, protein MSDTNIEQWKIKRLIQKLESAKGNGTSMISLIIRPKDDVNRISKMLSDEYGTASNIKSRVNRLSVLSAITSTMQRLKLYRNTPPNGLVVYCGTVITDDGKEKKVSIDFEPFKPINTSLYLCDNKFHVESLNELLESDDKFGFIVMDGNGALYGTIQGSTKEVLHSFTVDLPKKHGRGGQSALRFARLRMEKRHNYIRKVAETAVNMFITNDKVNVTGLILAGNADFKNDLANSDIFDQRLSSKVLKIVDVCYGGENGFQQAIELSSECLSNVKFIHEKKLIKRFFDEIAHDTGKYVYGVYDTVNALENGMIEVLIIYEQLEIMRVLVKNPSTNTESVLLLNHEQERDEANFKDNNVDLEVLDKIPLIEWIINNYHNYGSTLDFVTNKSQEGSQFQSGFGGIGGILRYKLEAGYETNDENEDDDDDSFM, encoded by the exons atGAGTGACACAAATATTGAGCAGTGGAAAATAAAGCGGTTGATCCAAAAATTGGAATCTGCAAAAGG AAACGGGACTAGTATGATCAGTTTAATTATCAGACCTAAGGATGATGTGAACAGGATTAGTAAGATGTTATCAGATGAGTACGGCACAGCctcaaatattaaatctcGAGTTAATCGCTTATCGGTGTTATCAGCAATCACATCCACAATGCAAC gtcTAAAGCTCTATAGAAATACACCACCTAACGGACTCGTTGTTTACTGTGGGACAGTGATAACAGATGACGGTAAAGAGAAGAAAGTCTCAATAGACTTCGAACCCTTTAAACCCATTAACACATCGCTGTATCTCTGTGACAATAAATTCCACGTTGAG AGTTTAAACGAACTTCTGGAAAGTGACGATAAATTCGGCTTTATTGTTATGGACGGTAACGGTGCACTGTACGGTACCATACAAGGCTCAACCAAAGAG GTTCTTCACAGTTTTACGGTAGATTTACCGAAAAAGCATGGAAGAGGGGGTCAATCTGCACTCCGTTTTGCTCGTCTAAGAATGGAGAAAAGACACAACTATATCAGAAAAGTCGCTGAAACTGCAGTCAACATGTTCATAACAAACGACAAAGTTAATGTGACTGGACTAATTTTAGCAG GCAACgctgattttaaaaacgACTTGGCCAACAGTGACATTTTTGACCAAAGGCTATCCTCAAAGGTTTTGAAGATAGTTGACGTCTGTTACGGCGGCGAAAACGGCTTTCAACAAGCAATTGAGTTATCATCGGAGTGTTTATCGAATGTTAAATTCATACACGAGAAGAAACTAATCAAGAGGTTTTTCGACGAGATTGCCCACGACACAG GCAAATATGTCTATGGTGTTTATGACACTGTTAATGCTCTGGAAAATGGAATGATTGAGGTCCTAATTATTTACGAACAGCTGGAGATAATGAGGGTCCTCGTCAAGAACCCCTCAACAAACACAGAGTCTGTACTGTTACTCAACCACGAGCAGGAGCGAGATGAAGCGAACTTTAAGGACAACAACGTTGATTTGGAGGTTTTGGATAAAATACCCCTGATTGAGTGGATTATCAATAACTACCACAATTACGGCTCAACACTAGACTTTGTAACTAACAAGTCTCAGGAGGGGTCTCAATTTCAAAGTGGCTTTGGTGGAATTGGCGGCATCCTTAGATACAAACTAGAAGCTGGTTATGAAACCAACGATGAAAACGAAGATGACGATGACGATAGTTTTATGTAA
- the dnaK gene encoding chaperone protein DnaK has product MKSLRRLYSIFNSSRCSLELSNKLSTISGITTMLDSLRIGSRRGIFTSTGRFAKVQGDVVGIDLGTTNSCVAIMEGSTPKVIENAEGARTTPSIVAFTDDGQRLVGVVAKRQAVTNPENTVFATKRFIGRKFDDPETKKEQQTLPYKIVRSSNNDAWIEAQGKQYSPSQIGAYILAKMKETAESYLGRTVSKAVITVPAYFNDSQRQATKDAGKIAGLEVLRIINEPTAAALAFGMDKNDGKTIAVYDLGGGTFDVSILEILGGVFEVKATNGNTSLGGEDFDQRILNFLVDEFKKTNGIDLKKDKLALQRLRESSESAKIELSTKTQTEINLPFITADQSGPKHLLIKLSRSKLEQLTSELLEGTVDPCKKCLKDAGVNASELNDVILVGGMTRMPKVTEVVKNIFGKEPSKAVNPDEAVAMGAAIQAGVLKGEIKDLLLLDVCPLSLGIETLGGVFTRLINRNTTIPTKKSQIFSTAADNQTQVGIKVYQGERGMAADNQLLGQFDLVGIPPAPRGVPQIEVTFDVDANGIMNISAVDKSTGKRQEITIQSSGGLSEEEVEKMVKEASNYKEQDDRRKELVDVRNESESLLYSVEKQLTDFKDKVSQAELDQLKTLSTSLKEVLTTDDVSAIKDKHKQLQELSWKVSQAAYSKSNTGSTSANASENANTSNEENDTHNK; this is encoded by the coding sequence atgaagtCGTTAAGGCGTTTGTATTCTATTTTTAATTCCTCTCGATGTTCACTTGAATTATCGAACAAGTTGTCTACAATCTCAGGAATTACAACAATGTTGGATTCCTTGAGAATCGGGTCCCGCAGAGGCATTTTTACCTCCACAGGAAGGTTCGCTAAGGTTCAAGGGGACGTGGTTGGAATTGACTTGGGTACCACAAACTCCTGTGTCGCAATCATGGAAGGCTCAACCCCGAAGGTTATTGAGAACGCTGAAGGTGCTAGGACAACTCCATCTATTGTAGCATTCACAGACGATGGTCAGAGACTTGTAGGTGTGGTAGCGAAACGCCAAGCTGTGACTAACCCAGAAAACACGGTTTTTGCCACTAAGCGTTTCATCGGCCGTAAGTTTGACGACCCTGAAACTAAGAAGGAACAACAGACTCTCCCCTACAAGATAGTTAGATCATCCAACAACGACGCGTGGATAGAAGCCCAAGGCAAACAATACTCCCCCAGCCAAATCGGAGCGTATATTTTAGCAAAGATGAAGGAGACCGCGGAGTCGTACTTGGGTAGAACAGTTTCAAAAGCTGTTATCACAGTTCCAGCGTATTTCAACGACTCTCAGAGACAAGCTACAAAAGACGCCGGTAAGATTGCAGGCTTGGAAGTATTGCGTATAATTAACGAGCCCACAGCTGCTGCGCTGGCCTTTGGAATGGATAAGAATGACGGAAAGACAATTGCAGTGTACGACTTGGGAGGTGGTACGTTTGATGTGAGTATTTTGGAGATTTTGGGCGGTGTGTTTGAAGTTAAGGCCACAAACGGTAACACTTCACTAGGTGGTGAAGACTTTGACCAGAGGATCCTGAATTTCTTGGTTGACGAGTTCAAGAAGACCAACGGAATTGACCTTAAGAAGGACAAACTGGCCCTTCAGAGACTCAGGGAATCCTCAGAATCAGCCAAAATTGAACTTTCAACCAAGACCCAAACTGAGATTAACTTGCCCTTTATCACAGCTGACCAGTCAGGCCCAAAACACCTCTTGATAAAGTTGAGTCGCTCGAAGTTAGAGCAGTTGACAAGTGAGTTGCTCGAGGGCACTGTGGACCCATGCAAGAAGTGCTTAAAGGACGCAGGCGTTAATGCAAGTGAGTTGAACGACGTGATCCTGGTGGGAGGAATGACAAGGATGCCGAAGGTGACTGAAGTGGTGAAGAACATCTTCGGAAAGGAGCCGAGCAAGGCAGTTAACCCAGATGAAGCAGTCGCCATGGGAGCTGCGATCCAGGCAGGAGTACTAAAAGGTGAGATCAAAGACCTTTTACTACTGGACGTGTGTCCATTATCTCTCGGTATTGAGACTTTGGGAGGTGTGTTTACGAGGCTTATTAACAGGAACACCACCATACCTACAAAGAAGTCACAGATCTTCTCAACTGCAGCTGATAACCAAACTCAAGTGGGTATTAAGGTATACCAAGGTGAACGTGGAATGGCAGCTGACAACCAACTTCTGGGCCAATTTGACCTTGTTGGTATCCCACCAGCACCGAGGGGTGTTCCTCAAATTGAAGTTACCTTCGACGTTGACGCCAACGGCATTATGAACATCTCTGCAGTTGACAAGTCCACGGGAAAGAGGCAGGAGATCACAATTCAAAGCTCAGGCGGTTTATCAGAAGAGGAAGTTGAGAAGATGGTCAAGGAGGCCTCAAACTACAAGGAGCAGGATGACAGGAGGAAAGAGCTTGTGGATGTTAGAAACGAGTCAGAATCTCTACTTTACAGCGTTGAAAAGCAACTCACTGACTTCAAGGACAAGGTATCTCAGGCAGAACTCGACCAGCTCAAGACCCTATCAACTTCACTTAAGGAGGTGCTCACCACTGACGATGTTAGCGCCATCAAGGATAAACACAAACAACTCCAGGAACTCTCTTGGAAGGTCTCTCAGGCAGCTTATTCGAAGTCAAACACTGGCTCCACCTCCGCCAATGCCTCTGAAAACGCCAACACCTCTAATGAGGAAAACGATACACATAACAAGTAA
- a CDS encoding Tpr-like protein, with protein sequence MLSGGFYRLKKVIANNRQNSKKMLTMFIVGLTVLQPYRTACSGSRFAIRRFGVPVNLSSIYVSKFHTSMHTWNIIGITFVNIYMWSFGSTHFELNVILSVFTNFMVFLLNICHLLSYIIKRRGGMLTLYYWTSILCSIAYGINRTFAACIGVEFLAFFVCGLQFAGIQIVLFQAIFLAITKPITNFDVDYWLIPSEIFITTIISAISFFLWTTSFAKTQVCKIFSFSKRRQIDQGSEIGINDFGVAKMNSTTVNLGDKTDDLKTSKITSFQFKQNADSNSNSFEESDKNESNSSSVTFTEPSNLQINSKEFVNAKKLSKISTIFKSIIRAKSPILMSGFGASLVFGFYPSVAPYKLTTLEIAHIIDLTVLVSGAVSATIISLLCLLGLGPNKKWKGNDYFWNYFHYLIIPYLLIIICFLISMHYPNSGFSKAVRSPIILAFLTDRFAGVGLQEDRKNGTVSSLNTMFSYSLVFVSIFWGSGYIKIYNKYEQDLKNWPTKDTTGFFWIKSIFFWFWKSFEGGSSNFKNMLTTDLMRDINSVVEP encoded by the exons atgCTTAGCGGGGGCTTTTACAGGTTGAAAAAAGTTATAGCCAATAACAGGCAGAACTCGAAGAAGATGTTAACCATGTTCATTGTTGGCTTAACTGTTTTACAACCGTATCGTACAGCTTGCTCAGGCTCAAGATTTGCAATAAGGCGTTTTGGTGTTCCTGTTAACCTATCTTCAATTTATGTGTCAAAGTTTCACACTTCTATGCATACCTGGAACATAATTGGCATTACttttgtaaatatatacatGTGGTCTTTTGGATCCACTCACTTCGAGTTAAACGTAATCTTATCAGTTTTTACCAACTTTATGGTTTttcttttaaatatttgcCACTTACTTTcctatataataaaacgTCGCGGAGGTATGTTGACCCTCTATTATTGGACTTCAATATTGTGCTCCATTGCATACGGTATTAACAGAACTTTCGCGGCTTGTATTGGAGTTGAATTTTTGGCCTTTTTTGTCTGTGGACTTCAATTCGCAGGAATTCAAATAGTATTGTTTCAAGCTATTTTTTTAGCTATTACCAAACCAATCACTAACTTCGACGTCGATTATTGGTTAATTCCATctgaaatttttattacaaCAATCATTTCAGctatttcattttttctGTGGACCACATCATTTGCCAAAACAcaagtgtgtaaaatatttagtttttCCAAAAGGCGTCAAATTGATCAGGGATCTGAAATTGGAATCAATGATTTTGGTGTCGCCAAAATGAACTCTACTACAGTAAACTTAGGAGATAAAACAGatgatttaaaaacttCGAAAATTACGAGTTTtcaatttaaacaaaatgcAGATAGTAATTCAAATTCATTTGAAGAAAGTGACAAAAATGAATCAAATTCATCTAGTGTGACATTTACTGAACCTTCTAATTTACAGATTAATTCAAAAGAATTTGTAAATGCTAAAAAACTCTCTAAAATTTCCACAATATTTAAATCCATAATAAGGGCGAAATCTCCTATTTTAATGAGTGGTTTCGGAGCTTCCCTTGTCTTTGGATTTTACCCCTCAGTAGCTCCTTATAAACTTACAACACTGGAAATTGCTCATATAATTGATTTAACCGTTTTAGTATCTGGTGCAGTCTCTGCAACTATTATATCTCTCCTCTGCTTACTTGGCCTTGGTCCAAATAAAAAGTGGAAAGGTAATGATTATTTTTggaattattttcattatcTCATAATTCCATACCttttaatcattatttGTTTTCTCATTTCAATGCACTACCCAAATTCTGGGTTTTCCAAGGCTGTTCGAAGCCCTATAATTCTAGCCTTTTTGACTGATA GATTTGCAGGAGTGGGTCTTCAGGAAGATAGGAAAAATGGTACAGTTTCCAGTTTGAATACTATGTTTTCCTATAGTCTAGTGTTTGTAAGTATCTTTTGGGGTTCTGGCTACATCAAGATCTATAATAAGTATGAACAAGACCTTAAAAATTGGCCTACTAAAGATACGACTGGATTTTTTTGGATAAAATCTATATTTTTCTGGTTTTGGAAATCATTTGAAGGCGGTTcttctaattttaaaaacatgCTAACTACAGATCTAATGAGAGATATAAATTCAGTTGTCGAACCTTGA